The following proteins are encoded in a genomic region of Alnus glutinosa chromosome 8, dhAlnGlut1.1, whole genome shotgun sequence:
- the LOC133875320 gene encoding protein NOI4 isoform X2, producing the protein MSDKGRPLPKFGDWDVNDPASAEGFTVIFNKARDEKKTGGKPESPGKGDPQIKPGVDPGKPQPKKWFCCIQDPPTQS; encoded by the exons ATGTCG GACAAGGGTCGACCGCTGCCAAAATTTGGTGATTGGGATGTCAACGATCCTGCTTCAGCTGAGGGATTTACTGTGATTTTTAATAAGGCTAGGGATGAAAAGAAGACGGGTGGCAAACCAGAGTCACCAGGAAAGGGTGATCCTCAAATTAAGCCTGGAGTGGATCCTGGCAAGCCTCAGCCT aaaaaatggtTTTGCTGCATTCAAGACCCACCTACACAATCCTGA
- the LOC133875319 gene encoding transmembrane emp24 domain-containing protein p24beta2-like, protein MATGLPKFAFIVLLALLSTMQVVFGIRFVIDREDCFSHDIQYEGDTVHVSFVVIKVDGAWHYAQDGIDLVVKGPSGDQIHDFRDKTSEKFEFVAHHKGLHRFCFTNKSPYHETIDFDIHVSHFTYYDPHAKDEHFNPLLEQISKLEEALYNIQFEQHWLEAQTERQATVNEGMGKRAVHKAFFESAALIGASILQVYLLRRLFERKLGTSRV, encoded by the exons ATGGCAACTGGGTTACCAAAATTTGCTTTTATTGTGTTGCTGGCTCTTTTGTCGACCATGCAAGTAGTGTTTGGGATTAGGTTTGTGATTGACAGGGAAGACTGCTTCTCTCATGATATCCAATATGAAGGGGATACGGTCCATGTATCTTTTGTTGTAATCAAGGTTGATGGAGCTTGGCATTATGCTCAAGATGGCATAGATCTTGTG GTGAAAGGACCTTCTGGCGATCAGATTCATGATTTTCGTGACAAGACAAGTGAGAAGTTTGAGTTTGTGGCTCATCATAAGGGACTCCACCGTTTTTGCTTCACTAACAAGTCTCCCTATCATGAAACAATCGACTTTGATATACATGTTAGCCATTTTACATACTATGATCCGCATGCAAAAGATG AGCATTTTAACCCCTTACTAGAACAGATATCAAAGTTGGAGGAAGCTCTTTACAATATTCAGTTTGAACAGCATTGGCTAGAGGCACAGACTGAGCGTCAGGCAACAG TAAATGAAGGAATGGGCAAGAGGGCTGTTCACAAGGCCTTTTTTGAATCAGCAGCACTCATTGGTGCTAGCATTCTCCAAGTTTACCTTCTGCGCCGGCTGTTTGAGCGGAAGCTTGGGACATCCAGAGTTTAG
- the LOC133875320 gene encoding protein NOI4 isoform X1 — MSQDKGRPLPKFGDWDVNDPASAEGFTVIFNKARDEKKTGGKPESPGKGDPQIKPGVDPGKPQPKKWFCCIQDPPTQS; from the exons ATGTCG CAGGACAAGGGTCGACCGCTGCCAAAATTTGGTGATTGGGATGTCAACGATCCTGCTTCAGCTGAGGGATTTACTGTGATTTTTAATAAGGCTAGGGATGAAAAGAAGACGGGTGGCAAACCAGAGTCACCAGGAAAGGGTGATCCTCAAATTAAGCCTGGAGTGGATCCTGGCAAGCCTCAGCCT aaaaaatggtTTTGCTGCATTCAAGACCCACCTACACAATCCTGA